The genomic window AATCAGGCGAAGTTAATCACCCGTTTAGTGGGTTCAAGCTTATTGAGTTAATTCAATACTAACAAACTCATCCAGTTCTTTGGTATCTACAGTTGGCCAGCCGTCTTTATCCCAGTTTATTTCTAATATTTTTAGTTTTTGTAAACCGTTATCTGCAGATTCATAGGCGTGTAGCACAAGCCAATCTTTGCCGTCGAAGGTGTAGGCGCTGTTGTGGCCTAAGCCGGGCCAGTTTTTGTTGCCACTTATTAATAGGGTGCCACCACCTTGGGCGAGGTCTTTGCCGTTTTTATCTAAGAATGGACCGGTAGTATTTTTGCTGCGGCCCATTGCTAGGCGGTAGGTGCTTTCATCTTTGCGGCAGCATTTACCCCAACTTACAAACAAAAAGTAATCGTCGTTCTTTTTAAAAATAAAAGGAGCTTCTATTTCGCCGTCCTTTACTGCGTCGCCTGTGGGCATACTGCCTTTGGGTAAGGCTGCTATGGTATGCCACTGTTGAGGCTCAGCTATTTTTGTCCAGCTGCTGTCTAGTGCCACCATTTTTAAGCTTTGCCAAAAGGAGCCAAAAGCCATCCATGCGGTGCCGTTGTTATCTACCACAATATTGGGGTCGATAGCGTTCCACTCGTCGCGCTCAGGCACGCTGCGCAATACCATGCCTTTATCTTGCCAACCGTAATTGGGCGCGCGTGGGTTAAGCGTGGGCGATACGGTAACGCCAATGCCGGATGTGTTCTTTCCAAAAGCAGACACAGAATAGTAGAGGTAAAACAGACCATCTTTTTCAATGATGTCGGGTGCCCACAGGTGGCCTTTAAAATAGGGTACGGCGTTGGAGGCCCAACTAGGGGCTTGATTAAATACTTCGCCTTCGCGGCGCCAGTTTTTCATATCGCTAGAGCTATACATTGTTATGCCGGGGCCAGTGCTAAACAAGTAGTAGGTGTCACCTTCTTTAATCATTACTGGGTCGTGGATGCTTACTTGTTTTGCCTCGCTGCAGCCTGCAAGGGCAAGCAGGGCTAAGAGGCTAACGACTAAAGCGAATGTAATTGGGCGTTTGTTTTTGTTAAGCATAAAAGGGCCTTGGCAACGATTTATAGCTGGTTATCAGTATTGAATATATACGCCCTTATTGGCTACTGCTTAGTATGTAATCAGTAAGGGTCGCATTTGCATGTTTCGTATTGTATTATAATAATATTCAAAGTAAAGCGCGCCCGACGGCAGCCTAGTTTTGCTTTGCATTTCAAACAGCTAAAAATCTATTAATCTAATTAAATCAAAGGGTTAGATGGATGTTTGTTTGATAGGCAATTTGGGGCATATAAGCGTTTGTTTCATTTAAGAATAACTAACAACATAAAAATGAGTACCTTCATAATGGATAAAAGCCAGCTACAAAGTGGTTTTGCGTTTAAAACAAGTGGTTTTAACGTGCTGATTGTTGTCACATTTTTGGCATTGCTTGCAGCGCTTGTTGGCTGCAGCAGCGCCAAGCTCGCACCCGTCGCCTCTCCTAGTTTACCGCAGCCATTAGTGGCCCAACGGGCAGACCCTTGGGTGCACAAGCACAGCGATGGTTATTACTACTTTATAGCAACGGTACCAGCATACGACCGCTTAGAAATGCGTAGGGCCACAACCATAGCAGGCTTACGTAGCGCGCCCGCTGTAGTGGTATGGCAGCGCAATACTATTGGAGGTATGAGCGCGAATATTTGGGCGCCCGAGCTGCATTTTATTGATGGTAAATGGTACATCTATGTAGCGGCTGCCACCGATCACAACAAGCCGTGGACAATTCGTATGCACACGCTTTCCAATGCATCGGCCAACCCTATGCAAGGTGAGTGGCAAGAAGAGGGGCGCTTTCATACACCGCTAGATACTTTCTCGCTAGATGCCACAACCTTTGAGCACAGGGGTAAACGCTATTTAGTATGGGCGCAACAGAATGAAGCCCGTACTTATAACTCGGCGTTACTTATAGCGCAAATGGATAGCCCTACAAGTATTACTGGCCCCATTGTTACCTTAAGTGAACCGACATTACCGTGGGAAATTATTGGCCATAAGGTTAATGAGGGTGCGGCAGTAATTAAACACGGTAAGCGTATTTTTATAAGTTATTCCGCCAGTGCGACCGATCATAACTATGCGATGGGTTTGTTATGGGCAGACGAAAACGCTGATTTGCTCGACGCAGCAAGCTGGACCAAGTCACCCGAGCCTGTATTTTACTCAAACGAACAATTAAAGCGCTTTGGCCCTGGCCATAATTGTTTTGTTAAAGCTGAAGATGGTGTTACCGATTTAATGGTGTACCACGCGCGTGATTATAAAGAGATAGATGGTGAGCCATTGCGAGACCCAAACCGCCACACGCGGGTGCGCAAAGTGTATTGGGATGAACAGGGCATGCCGGATTTTCGTCAACATGAAGCAGACCTATAGCAGCGTTATAGGGTTGGGTTAAAACATAAGTAGAGCGACACAGAGAAATGAAAAATATCACAATTACCGAAAGCCCTTTTGGCCGCCTGGATGATGGCACGCCCATTTCGCTTTTTACGCTAGGTAACAGTAAAGGCATGCGCGTGTCTGTGAGTAATTTTGGCGGAGTGATAACAAATCTTTTTTGTGCCGACAAAAATGGCGAGTTTGCCGATGTGGTACTCGGTTTCGACACGCTTGCACCTTATCAATCACAGTCTCCGTATTTTGGTGCCCTTATTGGGCGTTTTGGCAACCGAATTGCCAAAGGGATTTTGCCTGTGCAGAATAAAAAAATTCTGTTAGATGTAAACGATAACGGCAATCACCTACACGGCGGTTTATATGGGTTTGATAAAGTTACATGGCGACCCTTTATAGAAACCGTTGACGGAGAGCCAGCATTAGTACTGCAATACTTAAGTCGTGATGGCGACCAAGGTTACCCAGGTAATCTAACCGTAGAGGTAACCTACCAGCTTACCGATAACAATGTGCTGTATACCCGTTATCGCGCTACCACCGATATGGCAACCCACGTTAATCTCACTCAGCACAGCTATTTTAATTTAATCGGTAGCCAGCACAGCGATAGCAACGTGCTAAATCATCAACTAATGATAAATGCCAACAGCATTACTCCGGTAGGCGCAGGCCTTATACCCACCGGCGAATTTGCCGATGTCGCTAATACCCCGTTTGATTTTCGATCGCGTAAGGCAATTGGCAAAGATATAAATGCCAATAATAATCAGCTGCTACTTGGCCGTGGTTACGATCACAACTTTGTACTTAATAAAACGGCAGCAAAGGCGTTTGAACTGGCTGCCCGAGTAGAAGAACCAGCCACTGGGCGTGTATTAGAGGTAAAAACTACTGAGCCGGGTTTACAGTTTTACTCTGGTAATTTTCTAGATGGTACCTTGCAAGGCAAAGGGCGAGTGTTTAATCACCGCAGTGGCTTTTGCTTAGAGCCGCAGCACTTTCCCGATGCGCCCAATCAGCCCAATTTTCCGTCCACGTTATTGCTGCCGGGTGAAGAATACACGTCCACCATGAGTTTTGAGTTTTCAACCCTATAGCATTGATTGGCCATTACTTAAATTATTACAACGCATTAAATAAAAACATAAAAAATACTTGAAGAGGTGAGTATGTTTAATAAAAAAACACTAGCAGCCGGTATTGTAGCTGCATGTTTAACTAACGTAAGTGCAAGCTATGCTGCCAACCCCGCAATTACCGATACTCACACGGCCGATCCCGCTGCGTTAGTGCACGGCGATACCGTTTATTTGTACGTGGGTAACGATGAAGCGAAGGATAACCGCGTATTTTACGATCTTAAAAAATGGTTGGTGTATTCATCAAAAGATATGGTGAACTGGACCAATCACGGTTCGCCGTTAGCTGCAACGGATTTTAAGTGGGCCAGCGGCGATGCGTGGGCGGCGCACACGGTAGAAAAAGATGGCAAGTTTTATTGGTATACCACGGTGCGTCACGCAACCATTAATGGTTTTGCCATTGGCGTTGCAGTAAGTGATAGCCCTACAGGGCCATTCAAAGATGCTTTGGGTAAAGCACTAATAAGTAATGACATGACCACCGATACCGATATTGATTGGGACGATATAGACCCAGCAGTATTTATTGACGACGATGGCCAAGCGTATATTTTTTGGGGCAACACCAAACCGCGCTGGGCCAAGTTAAAACCCAATATGATTGAACTAGATGGACCTATTCACGCAATCGATATTCCACACTTTACCGAAGCGCTATACGTGCACAAACACGGTGAATATTACTACTTAAGCTATGCGACAGGCTTTCCAGAAAAAACAGCTTACGCTATGAGCAAATCTATAGAAGGGCCGTGGGAATACAAAGGCATTCTTAATGAATTGGCTGGTAACTCAAATACTAATCACCAATCTGTCATCGATTTTAAGGGCAAGTCATACTTTATTTATCACAATGGTGGCTTGGGTCAAGATGGCGGTAGCTTCCGTCGCAGTGTATGTATCGATTATTTGAACTACAACGCGGATGGTACTATCAAGCGAATTGTAATGACATCAGAAGGTGTAGACCCAGTTAAATAAGGGTGGCAATCGTTAATCGCTAATTGTTAATTTCTAGTTAGAAATAAAGAGCGGTGTCTTTATGACACCGCCATTAAAATGCGCTCGTAGAAAACGCACAAATATAAAAGTACACAAGCCTATAAGTGTATCAATCATAAAAATTAAAAAATATTCAAAGTTTCCGTAAGAGTACCGAGTGGATAACATAATGAAAATGATAATAAAATTAGCATTGGCCGTTACCCTAGCGGTATGGGTGGCAGGGTGTACCAATCAGGCAGGGTTAAATGCAGAGAATAAAAATATAGAAAGGCAAACTATTAACAGCCCAGACAAAAGCCTAAAAGTACGTCTAAGTTTAGATGAAAGCGGTAAAGTATTTTACAGCATTAGTCGCAATGGCGAGCAAGTTATGCTGCCGTCGCAATTGGGTGTTGAGCTAAATTCACAGGCATTTACAGACGGCTTAACAATTACAGATGTAGACGCAGGTAAGGTGAATGACAGCTACACCCTGTTACATGGCAAGCAGCGAGACATAACCTATAACGCCAACGAAAAAATATATAGCCTAAAAAATAAACAGGGCGATAAACTTATCATTGCCTTTCGCGTGTCTAACGATGGTGTGGCCTTTCAGTATCGCTTCCCCAACACGGCAAAGCAGTTGCTTGCGGTTAAAAAAGAGATTACCAGCTTCGCATTCGAACACACCACAAAAGCCTGGTTGCAGCCCATTGCCGTAGCGCAAACAGGTTGGGCCAATACTAACCCCAGCTACGAAGAACATTATCAAATGAATATTCCGGTAGACACCGTATCGCCATCACCGGCTGGTTGGGTATTTCCTGCATTATTTAAAGCGAATAAACATTGGCTGCTTATTACCGAAGCGGGTATGAATGGCGATTACCATGCGTCGCGACTGCACGCAGAATCGCCTAACGGTGAATATTCTCTGGGCATACCTATGGCGGCAGAAGTTTTTGAGCAAGATGGCAACAAAGGCGCTTTATTGGCTCAGTCGAATACAGCCTTCCACTCGCCATGGCGAGTTATTTTAGTGGGCGGTTTAGATACTATTATTGCCTCTACGCTAGGCACCGACTTGGCTGACCCAGCAATTGCAAAAATGGATTTTGTAAAACCCGGAACGGCCTCTTGGAGCTGGGCACTATTAAAAGATGAATCAGTTAACTACGAAACCTCGCTCGAATTTATTGATTACGCAGCCGAAATGGGCTGGGACTATACCTTAGTAGATGCCGACTGGGACCGCCGTATTGGCTACGAGCGCACTGCACAACTTGCGGCCTACGCACAAAGTAAAAACGTTGGCTTGTTAGTGTGGTACAACTCGTCTGGCGATTGGAATACCACAGAGTACTCACCGAAAAGCGCCTTACTAGATAGAGACAAGCGCCGTGCAGAATTTGCTCGTTTACAAAATATGGGTGTAAAAGGTGTAAAAATCGATTTCTTCCCCGGTGATGGCAAGTCGGTAATGGCTTACTACAATGACTTAGCGAAGGATGCCGCCGACTACAATTTGCTAGTAAATTATCACGGCTCATCGCTACCGCGTGGTTTGCATCGTACCTACCCGAATATTATGACAATGGAATCGGTACATGGCTTTGAAATGATTACATTTATGCAACCATCGGCCGATAAAGCCGCAACGCATATGGCCATACTGCCATTTACGCGCAATGCTTTCGATCCTATGGATTTTACCCCCACCACATTTTCAGATATTCCCAATATTGAACGTCGTACCAGTAATGGCTTTGAACTTGCGCTGCCGGTGTTGTTTTTATCGGGCCTTCAACACATAGCCGAAACCGCACAGGGAATGGCGACTAACGCACCGGACTATGTAAAAGCGTATATGCGCGATATTCCCGTATTGTGGGATGAATCTAAGTTAATTGATGGTATGCCTGGTGAGCACGTTGTAATTGCGCGCAAGCACGGCGAGCGCTGGTTTGTAGCGGGAATAAACGCTACCAACGAAGCCATTAACTTAGAAATGAATTTCGATTTTGCGTTAGGTAAGCAAGGCACGTTAATTACTGACAGCAATATAAATACAAAAGGTGTGGAGAGTTTTACCAGCCACACAATAACTGCAACCAAGAATAATGCACTAACAGTTAAAGCCAATGGTGGCTTTGTGATTGTATTTAACTAGTGGCCGCAGGCCAAATAATTTCACTGGAGGTTAAAGTGAAAAAGATAGAAGAAATAATGAAACACACAGCGCGCACTATAGCGCTAGGTGCAACAGGTGCCGCCTTGCTAACGGGGTTAATTGCCTGTAACGGTACCAATGTGAATACAAACGGGGATACCCAACAAGCAAGCATTAAAAAAGCGCCAGAAGGCATGTTTGCCAACCCGTTGTTCGCCAATGGCGCAGACCCTTGGTTAGAGTATTACGATGGCAATTACTACCTCACTACCACCACATGGACATCGCAACTTGTTATGCGTAAATCACCCACGTTGGATGGTTTGTCTACTGCGCTGCCGGTGAATGTATGGTCCGATTCAGATTTAACCCGCTGCTGTAACTTTTGGGCGTTTGAATTCCATCGCTTAAACGGCCCTAACGGCTGGCGTTGGTATTTAATGTACACCTCGGGCCAGCACGGCACTTTAGATCACCAACACTTAAGCGTATTAGAAAGTGTGGGTGACGACCCTATGGGGCCATACACCTACAAAGGTGAAATGATGCCCAATACATGGAATATAGACGGCAGTTATTTAGAGCATAATGGCCAATTATATTTGTTGTGGTCTGAATGGGTAGGTGACGAGCAGCAAAACTTTATATCTAAAATGACCACCCCATGGAGCATTGAAGGCCCGCGAGCACTGTTAACTCGGCCGGAAGCAGAGTGGGAAAAAAGCGGTCGCAAAGTTAACGAAGGCCCAGAGATTCTAAAAAAAGATGGTCGTACCTTTTTGATTTACTCGGCGAGCTATTGCGATACGCCAGATTATAAACTGGCAATGAAAGAGCTAACGGGCGACGACCCAATGAACTCCGAGCACTGGACTAAATACGATAAGCCCGTGTTTGAAAGAGGGAACGGTGTGTTTGCCCCAGGCCACAATGGTTTCTTCAAATCGCCCGATGGCACAGAAGATTGGATTGTGTACCACGGAAATTCGAAAGAAGAGCACGGCTGCGGTGCAACGCGCTCTGTGCGCGCACAGAAATTTACTTGGAACACAGACGGCACCCCAAATTTTGGTGAGCCAATACCAGAAGGCCAATTTTTGCCCTTACCTTCTGGCGAAAACGGTCCTTTAGTGACTGCACTGCAAGGTGCACGTATTCAGTTGCGCAATGGCGAAAGCTGTTTATTAGCCGAAGGTAAAGAGCTGAAGCAGGGCAGTTGCCAAGCAGAAGCCAGTTTATGGGTAATGGATAACACGGCAGATAATCACTACCGCTTTGGCAATGTAGCCAGCAATTTATTTTTAACGGCAGACGAAGGCCTTAGTCAGAGTGCCTGGGTTAATACTGCAAGCCAGCGCTGGGCACTTAATGCAGGCGAAGGTAACTTTGTTGCGTTTACAAACAAGTACACCGGCGATGCGCTTATGCAAAATAATTGGCAAATACTACCGGTTGGCAAAGTGGCAATTAGCAGCATTCAAAGTGGCCGCGTATTACAGGCGTGCGATAAAAACAGCGCGAATGTAAACCAAGGCGGCTGGCAGGGTAGGGCTTGTCAAGCATGGCAATTTAACCCAGCAAGTGAAGGCCATGTGCAAATTAAAACGGGCAACCAATGTTTAACCGTTGAGAATAAATCCATAGTGCCTGGCACCAATGTTATTGCCGGCGAGTGTGAATCAACTAGCAGCCAATGGCTTTATCAATTAGATAAAGAAGGCCGCGCAACCTTCACAAACCGCGAAAGCAAACAGCGTTTAGATTTAGCAAACTGCGGCCTAGCCGACGGCACCAACTTCGCACAAGCCCCTGCGTTAGATACTATTTGCCAAGCATTCCAAGTGCGTTATTTACCGTAAATATTTTCCAAATTGTTTACACGCTTAAGCCTCCACATGAGGGCTTTTTTATACACCATCGTATGTACTCACTATACTGAACAAACAAAAAAGGCTTGACGAATTACCGCCAAGCCCTTCTTTTTCCTGTATTCTGTTCTTTGGCAAACACTTAAATCCCTATAGCAATATAAAGCAATTAGTGATTAACTCTAACTTTAAAATTTTGCGTTGCGTTGCGAGGCGAGAACTAACATGGCGATTAAAATAAACGACGATGCACTGCATGCACTCAAAATAGCTTTCAGCTATATGCCTAAGGCGATAGAGGTTACTAAGTACGAGTACGGTGAGAGGTATCAGCAGGTACTTGACCACATAGAAGCCGTGCGAGAAATTCTATTAATAAATGATGTAGACCCAGATGAGGTATATGGCGAAATCCACCCAGATGACTCGCCTAACTCTAGCTATTAAGTTAGCGCTTAATAGTATTTACGTTGCAAGAATCTTCTTTATTCGGGAAATGCCATAGCGCGCGGTTATCTAACTGCGCGCCTTCGGGTATGTAGGTGTTACACAAATAAATTTTGGTGCGCTTTTCAAAGTTTAATACGGCCAAGCTTTGCGCTATATCTGGGCTGTTGTAAAAAAGCTTGTCGAATTGACCGTTGTTTACCAGTGTTATAAGCCCCTTTTCTATGCGTTTGGCTAGCTCTGGGTTTTGGGGGCTAACATAAAAAAATACTGGTAAAGGGTAAATTAACACTATGTGTTCGTCGTAGGTTATGTCTTTGTCGCTGTGCAGCTCTAGTTCCGGTAACGCTTCTGAATAGCCGCGCGATAATAAGTCGTACCTACCTGCGTCGAGCATTTTAAATAGTAAGTCGTAATGTGCTGCGGTAGTAATTTTTAAACCGTTATATTTTAAAATATAGGTGTCTGGCCAAGATTCCCCTAAACCAAAAACAAAGGGCTTTAAGTCTTCTACCGTTTTTACATTTTTTAGTAAGTCTTTATTTTCTTTTTTAAGCAGTAAAATTCTGTGGCCCATTAACCCCTTTAATAGTGGAATTTTAATGGCGCGCAGCTGCTTGTCTCTTTCTGATGATGCTGAAGCCCAGTTTAAACCAATAACTTTGTTTTGGTTTAAATATGCAGCCACACGTGCGGATGAAAGTGGCTGTTTATAAAAGGTTAGTTCACATGGACCGAATTCTTCTTCGGTAACAGCTAATATTTGGGGTAATAGTGTGAGAAAAAATTGATTGTGTACCAGCTTAGTGGGTTCCTGTAGGGGAATAACCAATTTAGCAGGTTGCCCGTTGGGTTGTTCAAAGCAAGCCATAGCGCTGTTGGTTAATGCTAGGAATGTGGTAAGCACTATCAATTTATACAAGCTGTGGCCCTTTATTGGTGTTTCAGTTGTAGCGGGTATCGCTTAGTTATTCTAGTGGTATTGGCTTGGTTGTAGGTTAGTGTAAATCTAATAGCGGTATCTGGCTAATTTTTTACCCTATCATGCTGCTTATTCTAGTGTTAACCGCTATAAACAATAGCAATTTTACTGCGGGGCAGCACCAAGGTAGGTGCCAGCCCGCGAGTATCAACACAATTAATCTGGTTAGTTTAATCCGTAATAACGTAGTCGCCCAATGCCCCTAGCGAAACCACCTCAATATTGGGGTAGTGAGTTTGGGTGTAGTGTTTTAATGGTAGCAGGTCGTAGGTGTAGGTTGTCTGAATGATATTGCTGCACACTCCTGCGTTTTGTGGTTTCCAATACCAGGTGGCACGGGGTGGAATAGTTTCTAAAAAATAAACGCTAACATAAAGATCTATTTGCTGCTCCCGGCACATACTTTGTTGCAAGGTAACAGTAAGCTCATCGCCAACTAGCTCTGCACTGTTAATTATAATTTGATCGTTAACATTGTCGGGGGGCGTTTCATCCTCTAGTAGTCTTACGGGTACGCTGTTATTGCGGCTTAATGTGTGATTTAGCTCACCGCATTCATCGTTAAAAGCAATGCTCGAAAATGCATGCTTTGCCGCGCAAGCATTGTTGAAAGTGATGTATCTATCAGTGCCTGTTTTCGCGCAAACTTTACTTATTGTTTGTTCACAGGGTTGGAAGAAAGTGACTACTTCGGTGCCTCCGTATAGATTGCACTCATCTCCAAACCAAAGAAACTCGTTGGTGCCCGTAGTGGCGGCACAGCTTGTGGATGGTGTTGAAATGTAACCTGGGCAGCTATCAGCAGAGTCGCAGGGGGCGATTTTTTCAGTGGCTACGCATGTGGCCACACCTTCTGATTCATTGGCGCAATTGGGGTGGTAACTAGATTGACTGACAAGTTGAATGTCACCATCTGGTCGAATTACGGTAATAGAACCGTCTTCATTTAATTCAATTGATTCCGGCGAGGTATCGTTTTGGTTGTAATGCAGGTGCAGTACGCCAGCGCTGCAATCGAAAATGCCTAATTGGCTTTCGCCATCTTGGCGGATATGCACTTTTTGTATTGGGTCAAAAATCAATGCCAAGTCAGGTTCCGATACGGCTTGATGTTCGGTGCTTAACGATGCAAATACAGTGTCTACAAAGGTCGAATTCTTAATTTGGGTATTAAGATTTTGGCAGGCATCGCTTGGCTCCGTTGCTGCACGAGTAAATGTGACTTCATCTTCGCCCAAAATTACACCGCTTAA from Saccharophagus degradans 2-40 includes these protein-coding regions:
- a CDS encoding arabinan endo-1,5-alpha-L-arabinosidase, coding for MLNKNKRPITFALVVSLLALLALAGCSEAKQVSIHDPVMIKEGDTYYLFSTGPGITMYSSSDMKNWRREGEVFNQAPSWASNAVPYFKGHLWAPDIIEKDGLFYLYYSVSAFGKNTSGIGVTVSPTLNPRAPNYGWQDKGMVLRSVPERDEWNAIDPNIVVDNNGTAWMAFGSFWQSLKMVALDSSWTKIAEPQQWHTIAALPKGSMPTGDAVKDGEIEAPFIFKKNDDYFLFVSWGKCCRKDESTYRLAMGRSKNTTGPFLDKNGKDLAQGGGTLLISGNKNWPGLGHNSAYTFDGKDWLVLHAYESADNGLQKLKILEINWDKDGWPTVDTKELDEFVSIELTQ
- a CDS encoding glycoside hydrolase family 43 protein; the encoded protein is MSTFIMDKSQLQSGFAFKTSGFNVLIVVTFLALLAALVGCSSAKLAPVASPSLPQPLVAQRADPWVHKHSDGYYYFIATVPAYDRLEMRRATTIAGLRSAPAVVVWQRNTIGGMSANIWAPELHFIDGKWYIYVAAATDHNKPWTIRMHTLSNASANPMQGEWQEEGRFHTPLDTFSLDATTFEHRGKRYLVWAQQNEARTYNSALLIAQMDSPTSITGPIVTLSEPTLPWEIIGHKVNEGAAVIKHGKRIFISYSASATDHNYAMGLLWADENADLLDAASWTKSPEPVFYSNEQLKRFGPGHNCFVKAEDGVTDLMVYHARDYKEIDGEPLRDPNRHTRVRKVYWDEQGMPDFRQHEADL
- a CDS encoding aldose epimerase family protein; the protein is MKNITITESPFGRLDDGTPISLFTLGNSKGMRVSVSNFGGVITNLFCADKNGEFADVVLGFDTLAPYQSQSPYFGALIGRFGNRIAKGILPVQNKKILLDVNDNGNHLHGGLYGFDKVTWRPFIETVDGEPALVLQYLSRDGDQGYPGNLTVEVTYQLTDNNVLYTRYRATTDMATHVNLTQHSYFNLIGSQHSDSNVLNHQLMINANSITPVGAGLIPTGEFADVANTPFDFRSRKAIGKDINANNNQLLLGRGYDHNFVLNKTAAKAFELAARVEEPATGRVLEVKTTEPGLQFYSGNFLDGTLQGKGRVFNHRSGFCLEPQHFPDAPNQPNFPSTLLLPGEEYTSTMSFEFSTL
- a CDS encoding glycoside hydrolase family 43 protein is translated as MFNKKTLAAGIVAACLTNVSASYAANPAITDTHTADPAALVHGDTVYLYVGNDEAKDNRVFYDLKKWLVYSSKDMVNWTNHGSPLAATDFKWASGDAWAAHTVEKDGKFYWYTTVRHATINGFAIGVAVSDSPTGPFKDALGKALISNDMTTDTDIDWDDIDPAVFIDDDGQAYIFWGNTKPRWAKLKPNMIELDGPIHAIDIPHFTEALYVHKHGEYYYLSYATGFPEKTAYAMSKSIEGPWEYKGILNELAGNSNTNHQSVIDFKGKSYFIYHNGGLGQDGGSFRRSVCIDYLNYNADGTIKRIVMTSEGVDPVK
- a CDS encoding glycoside hydrolase family 97 protein; amino-acid sequence: MKMIIKLALAVTLAVWVAGCTNQAGLNAENKNIERQTINSPDKSLKVRLSLDESGKVFYSISRNGEQVMLPSQLGVELNSQAFTDGLTITDVDAGKVNDSYTLLHGKQRDITYNANEKIYSLKNKQGDKLIIAFRVSNDGVAFQYRFPNTAKQLLAVKKEITSFAFEHTTKAWLQPIAVAQTGWANTNPSYEEHYQMNIPVDTVSPSPAGWVFPALFKANKHWLLITEAGMNGDYHASRLHAESPNGEYSLGIPMAAEVFEQDGNKGALLAQSNTAFHSPWRVILVGGLDTIIASTLGTDLADPAIAKMDFVKPGTASWSWALLKDESVNYETSLEFIDYAAEMGWDYTLVDADWDRRIGYERTAQLAAYAQSKNVGLLVWYNSSGDWNTTEYSPKSALLDRDKRRAEFARLQNMGVKGVKIDFFPGDGKSVMAYYNDLAKDAADYNLLVNYHGSSLPRGLHRTYPNIMTMESVHGFEMITFMQPSADKAATHMAILPFTRNAFDPMDFTPTTFSDIPNIERRTSNGFELALPVLFLSGLQHIAETAQGMATNAPDYVKAYMRDIPVLWDESKLIDGMPGEHVVIARKHGERWFVAGINATNEAINLEMNFDFALGKQGTLITDSNINTKGVESFTSHTITATKNNALTVKANGGFVIVFN
- a CDS encoding family 43 glycosylhydrolase yields the protein MKKIEEIMKHTARTIALGATGAALLTGLIACNGTNVNTNGDTQQASIKKAPEGMFANPLFANGADPWLEYYDGNYYLTTTTWTSQLVMRKSPTLDGLSTALPVNVWSDSDLTRCCNFWAFEFHRLNGPNGWRWYLMYTSGQHGTLDHQHLSVLESVGDDPMGPYTYKGEMMPNTWNIDGSYLEHNGQLYLLWSEWVGDEQQNFISKMTTPWSIEGPRALLTRPEAEWEKSGRKVNEGPEILKKDGRTFLIYSASYCDTPDYKLAMKELTGDDPMNSEHWTKYDKPVFERGNGVFAPGHNGFFKSPDGTEDWIVYHGNSKEEHGCGATRSVRAQKFTWNTDGTPNFGEPIPEGQFLPLPSGENGPLVTALQGARIQLRNGESCLLAEGKELKQGSCQAEASLWVMDNTADNHYRFGNVASNLFLTADEGLSQSAWVNTASQRWALNAGEGNFVAFTNKYTGDALMQNNWQILPVGKVAISSIQSGRVLQACDKNSANVNQGGWQGRACQAWQFNPASEGHVQIKTGNQCLTVENKSIVPGTNVIAGECESTSSQWLYQLDKEGRATFTNRESKQRLDLANCGLADGTNFAQAPALDTICQAFQVRYLP
- a CDS encoding substrate-binding periplasmic protein, with the translated sequence MYKLIVLTTFLALTNSAMACFEQPNGQPAKLVIPLQEPTKLVHNQFFLTLLPQILAVTEEEFGPCELTFYKQPLSSARVAAYLNQNKVIGLNWASASSERDKQLRAIKIPLLKGLMGHRILLLKKENKDLLKNVKTVEDLKPFVFGLGESWPDTYILKYNGLKITTAAHYDLLFKMLDAGRYDLLSRGYSEALPELELHSDKDITYDEHIVLIYPLPVFFYVSPQNPELAKRIEKGLITLVNNGQFDKLFYNSPDIAQSLAVLNFEKRTKIYLCNTYIPEGAQLDNRALWHFPNKEDSCNVNTIKR